In the Pseudomonas sp. DTU_2021_1001937_2_SI_NGA_ILE_001 genome, one interval contains:
- a CDS encoding helix-turn-helix transcriptional regulator produces the protein MQTLTQDYRHGDVVASHCHAQAQLIHASAGVMLVGTEQGDWVIPPGHALWVPAGVAHEVRMTGAVSMRTLLVPTHHSNQCLVIEVSTLLRELILAASIRPVDPLRQQHLLALIDLELQAARQVPAYIPLPRDRRLRRLCTELLDEPARELTLEQCGQRLNMSARTLARGFQRELGMSLGEWRTRTRMILSQQRLLRGVPIIEVALEHGYQSPSAFAATFKRVLGHSPRHCQARSG, from the coding sequence ATGCAGACACTCACCCAGGATTATCGGCATGGCGACGTGGTCGCCAGCCACTGCCACGCCCAGGCGCAACTGATCCACGCCAGTGCCGGGGTGATGCTGGTGGGCACCGAACAGGGTGACTGGGTGATACCCCCCGGCCATGCGCTGTGGGTGCCCGCCGGGGTCGCCCATGAGGTGCGCATGACCGGTGCGGTGAGCATGCGCACGCTGCTGGTCCCCACGCACCACTCGAACCAGTGCCTGGTCATCGAAGTCAGCACCCTGCTGCGTGAACTGATTCTGGCGGCTTCGATCCGGCCGGTGGATCCCTTGCGCCAGCAGCACCTGCTGGCGCTCATCGACCTGGAGCTGCAAGCGGCCCGCCAGGTGCCCGCCTACATTCCCCTGCCCCGCGACCGGCGCCTGCGCCGCCTGTGCACCGAGCTGCTCGACGAACCGGCCCGCGAGCTGACCCTGGAACAGTGCGGGCAGCGCCTGAACATGAGTGCCCGTACCCTGGCGCGTGGCTTTCAGCGCGAACTGGGCATGTCTTTGGGTGAATGGCGCACCCGTACGCGGATGATCCTCAGCCAGCAGCGCCTGCTGCGCGGCGTGCCGATCATCGAGGTGGCGCTGGAGCACGGCTACCAGAGCCCCAGCGCCTTCGCCGCGACCTTCAAACGTGTGCTCGGCCACAGCCCGCGCCACTGTCAGGCCCGCTCGGGCTGA
- a CDS encoding TolC family protein — MRVPAPLFIPVALLVLGGCQAQAPTPPTAPLSAAETSLGVLPDGVDHQPLPDRWWSLYRDPQLDQLVERALQHNQDLAQTDAHLKALMAGVRQQQAALWPSTEVQAGVPYGRSSDDQVLAEARDGHAANHWETALGFDLAWQLDLYGQLRAAIAAAQASVEAQTAARDQLRLGIAAQTSQAYIDLCSFTARQAVLQQSLDNLASSLRLTERQHQGGVATALDSRRLQVLASRTRAELPWLQARQQMAAFSLAQLTGQANAPAEPCQQLPNLNAALPSGEAWHLLQRRPDIRQAERQWLAAHWRAEQVRGDLYPQVSLGATLNTASNHLDGLGDSRALSFGVGPLIRWRFPNRAANRARLAAADAEREASLAAWRSSVLSALKDVRSALARYAGERQRAQTLDQAAQQSREAFELAERGYRAGSLDGLQQLDAQRELIAAQAQQVEARQRQAHSEIALFQALGGGWQAPDSLTLKEHP; from the coding sequence ATGCGTGTGCCCGCCCCGTTGTTCATCCCCGTCGCCCTGCTCGTGCTCGGCGGCTGCCAGGCCCAGGCGCCGACGCCGCCGACGGCCCCCCTCTCAGCCGCTGAAACGAGCCTGGGCGTCCTGCCTGATGGCGTCGACCACCAGCCACTGCCCGACCGCTGGTGGTCGCTGTACCGCGACCCGCAGCTCGACCAACTGGTAGAACGCGCCCTGCAGCACAATCAGGACCTGGCCCAGACCGATGCGCACCTCAAGGCGCTGATGGCTGGCGTTCGCCAGCAACAGGCCGCGCTGTGGCCGAGCACCGAGGTGCAGGCCGGCGTGCCGTACGGGCGCAGCAGCGATGACCAAGTGCTGGCCGAGGCTCGCGACGGCCATGCCGCCAATCACTGGGAGACCGCGCTCGGCTTCGACCTGGCCTGGCAGCTGGACCTGTATGGGCAACTGCGCGCCGCTATCGCTGCCGCCCAGGCCAGCGTCGAAGCCCAGACCGCCGCCCGCGACCAATTGCGCCTGGGCATCGCCGCGCAGACCAGCCAGGCGTATATCGACCTGTGCAGTTTCACGGCACGGCAGGCGGTGTTGCAGCAGTCGCTGGACAACCTCGCCAGCAGCCTGCGGCTCACCGAACGCCAGCACCAGGGCGGGGTGGCCACCGCCCTCGACAGCCGCCGCCTGCAGGTGTTGGCCAGCCGCACGCGTGCCGAGCTGCCGTGGCTGCAGGCGCGCCAGCAGATGGCAGCCTTCAGCCTGGCTCAGCTTACCGGGCAGGCCAATGCCCCTGCCGAACCTTGCCAGCAGCTGCCCAACCTGAACGCTGCACTGCCCAGCGGCGAGGCCTGGCACCTGCTGCAACGCCGCCCCGACATCCGCCAGGCCGAACGCCAGTGGCTGGCGGCGCACTGGCGCGCCGAGCAGGTGCGCGGCGACCTGTACCCGCAAGTCAGCCTGGGCGCGACGCTGAACACCGCCAGCAATCACCTCGACGGCCTGGGTGACAGCCGCGCCCTGAGCTTCGGCGTCGGGCCGCTGATCCGTTGGCGCTTCCCCAACCGGGCCGCCAACCGCGCGCGCCTGGCCGCAGCCGACGCCGAGCGCGAGGCCAGCCTGGCGGCATGGCGCAGCAGCGTACTGAGCGCGCTCAAGGACGTGCGCAGCGCCCTGGCCCGTTATGCCGGCGAACGCCAGCGCGCCCAGACCCTGGACCAGGCTGCGCAACAGAGCCGCGAAGCCTTCGAACTGGCCGAGCGTGGCTACCGCGCCGGCAGTCTCGACGGCCTGCAGCAACTCGACGCGCAACGTGAACTGATCGCCGCCCAGGCCCAACAGGTCGAGGCTCGCCAGCGCCAGGCACACAGCGAGATCGCCCTG
- a CDS encoding choline BCCT transporter BetT, translating to MGQKTEPTPRSALNPPVFWISSILLLALVLFTASSPSTAQDLFTLIQGWIITNVSWFYILAVAVILGTVVYLGIGRYGDIKLGPDHSTPDYSSTTWFAMLFSAGMGIGLMFFGVAEPVMHFINPPFGSGYDIQAAREAMKLTFFHWGLHAWAIYAIVALILAYFSYRHGLPLTLRSALYPLIGERINGPIGHAVDIFAIIGTVLGVATSLGFGVAQINTGLNAMFGVPVNTGVQIVLIIATTALATLSVVSGLDKGIRRLSELNLGLAVLLMLMVVLLGPTVLILQTFVQNTGGYLSEIVSRTLNLYAYDPTDWIGGWTLFYWGWWLAWSPFVGLFIARISRGRTIREFVSGVLLVPTAFTLLWMTVFGNTAIHLILDQGMSDLAAAINQDTALALFAFLEHFPFASFISVLAIIMVVVFFVTSADSGAMVVDMLASGGNDHTPVWQRIFWATSMGVVAIALLLADGLKALQTATIASALPFTIALLCSMRGLMKALKLDATKRGLRHYSLSPSTSRGPGSWQRRLRNLAMFPRRAHVVRFISEVAKPACLSVADEWRRQGYQCQVDDGEDGSVRLTVGPTDNPEYLYQVVPKAYAMPSFVLSDSQSDERKYFRAEVYLREGGQDHDVMGWSREDVIGDILDQYERHMHFLHLVSE from the coding sequence ATGGGCCAAAAGACCGAGCCAACCCCAAGATCCGCCCTCAACCCGCCGGTGTTCTGGATCTCGTCGATCCTGTTGCTGGCACTGGTGCTGTTCACCGCCAGCTCACCGAGCACGGCTCAGGACCTGTTCACTCTCATTCAGGGCTGGATCATCACCAATGTCAGCTGGTTCTACATCCTGGCCGTCGCGGTGATCCTCGGCACGGTGGTGTACCTCGGCATCGGCCGCTACGGCGACATCAAGCTCGGCCCGGACCACAGCACCCCCGACTACAGCAGCACCACCTGGTTCGCCATGCTGTTCTCCGCCGGCATGGGCATCGGCCTGATGTTCTTCGGCGTCGCCGAGCCGGTGATGCACTTCATCAACCCGCCCTTCGGCAGCGGCTATGACATTCAGGCGGCGCGCGAGGCGATGAAACTCACCTTCTTCCACTGGGGCCTGCATGCCTGGGCGATCTACGCCATCGTGGCGCTGATCCTGGCCTACTTCAGCTACCGCCACGGCCTGCCCCTGACCCTGCGCTCGGCGCTGTACCCGCTGATCGGCGAACGCATCAACGGCCCTATCGGTCATGCCGTGGACATCTTCGCGATCATCGGTACGGTGCTGGGCGTGGCCACCTCGCTGGGTTTCGGCGTGGCGCAGATCAACACCGGCCTGAATGCCATGTTCGGGGTCCCGGTGAACACAGGCGTGCAGATCGTGCTGATCATCGCCACCACCGCGCTGGCGACACTGTCGGTGGTCTCCGGGCTGGACAAGGGCATCCGCCGCCTTTCGGAACTCAACCTCGGCCTGGCGGTGCTGCTGATGCTGATGGTCGTGCTGCTCGGCCCCACCGTGCTGATTCTGCAGACCTTCGTGCAGAACACCGGCGGCTACCTGAGCGAAATCGTCAGCCGCACCCTGAACCTCTATGCCTACGACCCCACCGACTGGATCGGCGGCTGGACGCTGTTCTACTGGGGCTGGTGGCTGGCCTGGTCGCCCTTCGTGGGGCTGTTCATCGCGCGTATCTCACGCGGGCGAACCATCCGCGAGTTCGTCAGCGGCGTGCTGCTGGTGCCCACCGCGTTCACCCTGCTGTGGATGACGGTATTCGGCAACACCGCGATCCATCTGATACTCGACCAGGGCATGAGCGACCTGGCCGCCGCCATCAACCAGGACACCGCCCTGGCGCTGTTCGCTTTTCTTGAGCACTTCCCGTTCGCCAGTTTCATTTCGGTGCTGGCGATCATCATGGTGGTGGTGTTCTTCGTCACCTCGGCCGACTCCGGCGCCATGGTGGTCGACATGCTCGCCTCTGGCGGTAATGACCATACGCCGGTCTGGCAGCGCATCTTCTGGGCCACGAGCATGGGTGTCGTGGCCATCGCGCTGTTGCTGGCCGACGGCCTGAAAGCCCTGCAGACCGCGACCATCGCCAGCGCCCTGCCCTTCACCATCGCCCTGCTGTGCAGCATGCGCGGCCTGATGAAGGCACTGAAGCTCGACGCCACCAAGCGTGGCCTGCGTCATTACAGCCTGTCGCCATCCACCTCACGCGGCCCCGGCAGCTGGCAGCGCCGCCTGCGCAACCTGGCGATGTTTCCGCGCCGCGCCCATGTGGTGCGCTTCATCAGCGAAGTGGCCAAACCCGCCTGCTTGTCGGTGGCCGATGAATGGCGCCGCCAAGGCTATCAATGCCAGGTGGACGACGGCGAGGACGGTAGCGTGCGGCTGACGGTCGGCCCTACGGACAACCCCGAGTACCTCTACCAGGTGGTGCCCAAGGCCTACGCCATGCCCAGCTTCGTGCTCAGCGACAGCCAGAGCGACGAACGCAAGTACTTCCGTGCCGAGGTCTACCTGCGCGAGGGCGGCCAGGACCACGATGTGATGGGCTGGTCCAGGGAAGACGTGATTGGCGACATTCTCGATCAGTACGAACGACACATGCACTTCCTGCATCTGGTCAGCGAGTGA